The stretch of DNA ACCTCTCGATAAAAAAAGGAGAAACAGTTGCCATACTAGGACCTAACGGTGCTGGTAAAAGTACGCTTTTAAAGGTGTTGGCAACATTAATAAAACCAACATCTGGATTGGTTAAAATAAATGGTTTAGACCTCAAAAAGGACCATATCGAGATAAAAAAAGTATTGGGTTATTTACCCCATTCCAGTCTGCTATACGATCATTATTCTCCACTTGAAAATTTAGTTTTCTTTGGGAATATTTACGGAGTTAAGAATGTGGAGGAGAAAGCCATTCAACTGGTTAAAGAAGTAGGGTTATCCTTCTTTCTGAATGAGCCGGTTAAGAACTTTTCCCGCGGCATGATACAAAGGATTGCCATTGCACGAGCCATTGTTCATGATCCAGAAGTTCTCCTGTTAGATGAACCACACACAGGGTTAGATCAAGGTGCTATAACAATTCTTAATAATGTAATCCTTTCTATGAAGGATAGAGGTGCGACTACATTAATGGTTACGCATGATTTTAAACAGGCAGCCGAGATTTGCGATCGGATTATAATTGTGAAAAATGGAAAAATCGTCGATGACTTTAAAATGGAAAATCATAATTTAGGGTACGTTTCCGAAAAATACGAGCTTCAAGTGGAGGGGGTCTCATGAACTTATTTCGAACAGCCCTCTTACTAGCAAAAAAAGATTTGTATTCGGAATTAAAAACAAAGCAAATTCTAGTAACACAAATCATTTTCGCTGGACTTGTGATTGTCGTTTTCAGCTTTGCCTTTGATCCTGCTAATAATACAACAAAGGCTGTCATCCCTGGGGTGGTTTGGGTCATAATCGTATTTGCCGGTATTTTAGGCCTTAACCGGTCCTTTATCTCGGAACAGCGAAATGATACGATTCAAGGATTATTTGTTGCACCGATGGAGGCAGCAAGTATTTATTTAGGAAAGTTTCTTGCAAATTTTATCATGATCCTTGTGGTTGAACTAGTTTCGATTCCGTTTCTATTTTTATTATTTGATTTTAAATTCTTTGGAAGTATTCCATATTTCATTTTAGTAGTTTTCCTAGGAAGCTTCGGATTTATAGCAATCGGCACATTCTTGGCTGCGCTTTCTGCCAATTCAAAAAGCAGTGAAATGCTGCTGCCGTTACTTTTATTCCCGATTACCACTCCGATATTAATTGGTGTGGTTCAAGCAACTCGAATTATCTTAACGAATATGGAGAAGTTTTCAAGTGCCTTAGCGTGGATCCAATTGGTTACCGCGTATGATGTGATATTCTTTGTGATTTGTATATTATTAATCGATTATGTTCTGGAGGTTTAAATGATGAGTATGAATCTCGAACGAGAGAAAGCGATACTTCCTGAGACTCAGTTGGCTGATACTAAAAAACTTAATGTATCCCGTATTTTGTTTGTCGGCACAGTGATCTCCATGTTAGTTTCCCTATATTTTATTTTTATTTTTGCAGCAGAAGAAACAACCATGCATGCAGCGCAAAAAATCTTTTATTTTCATGTAAGTTCAGCGTGGCTAGCTTTTATGGCGTTTTTTGTGACATTCGTGTTCAGTATTTTGTTTTTAATCAAGCGGAAAAGAATTTTTGATACTTACGCTTATGTTTCTGCAGAGATTGGTGTTGTTTTCACCATTATTGTTTTGACAACAGGACCTATTTGGGCAAGATCAGCCTGGAACACTTGGTGGGTATGGGAACCAAGATTAATTACAACTTTAATCCTATTTTTTATCTATATTGCCTACATTATGATTCGACAAATGGATGGAGTGTGGGATAAAAAAGCACGACTAGCATCTGTATTTGGAATCATAGGGTTCGCCGATGTTCCGATCGTATTCTTTGCTATTCGCTGGTGGCAAACGAAATTTCACCCAATTGTTTTTGGTGAGGGACCTTCCCAAAAAGGTGGCGGAATTGAGGATAGTATGCTTGTAGCGTTACTTATCACAATTACTGCTTTCACTATTTTTTATGCCTACCTTCTTCATAAAGGTG from Bacillus sp. SLBN-46 encodes:
- a CDS encoding heme exporter protein CcmB — its product is MNLFRTALLLAKKDLYSELKTKQILVTQIIFAGLVIVVFSFAFDPANNTTKAVIPGVVWVIIVFAGILGLNRSFISEQRNDTIQGLFVAPMEAASIYLGKFLANFIMILVVELVSIPFLFLLFDFKFFGSIPYFILVVFLGSFGFIAIGTFLAALSANSKSSEMLLPLLLFPITTPILIGVVQATRIILTNMEKFSSALAWIQLVTAYDVIFFVICILLIDYVLEV
- the ccmA gene encoding heme ABC exporter ATP-binding protein CcmA codes for the protein MIDIKKLTKQADNKLILRGIDLSIKKGETVAILGPNGAGKSTLLKVLATLIKPTSGLVKINGLDLKKDHIEIKKVLGYLPHSSLLYDHYSPLENLVFFGNIYGVKNVEEKAIQLVKEVGLSFFLNEPVKNFSRGMIQRIAIARAIVHDPEVLLLDEPHTGLDQGAITILNNVILSMKDRGATTLMVTHDFKQAAEICDRIIIVKNGKIVDDFKMENHNLGYVSEKYELQVEGVS
- a CDS encoding cytochrome c biogenesis protein; this translates as MMSMNLEREKAILPETQLADTKKLNVSRILFVGTVISMLVSLYFIFIFAAEETTMHAAQKIFYFHVSSAWLAFMAFFVTFVFSILFLIKRKRIFDTYAYVSAEIGVVFTIIVLTTGPIWARSAWNTWWVWEPRLITTLILFFIYIAYIMIRQMDGVWDKKARLASVFGIIGFADVPIVFFAIRWWQTKFHPIVFGEGPSQKGGGIEDSMLVALLITITAFTIFYAYLLHKGVSFENMKIKVERYKEKLREQLEN